A genomic stretch from Acidimicrobiales bacterium includes:
- a CDS encoding cytochrome c oxidase assembly protein produces MTANLFAVNPWAFEAHPEVWILIAGIVGLGVYAVRAIGPLVVAEGTPVVTKTQKRYFFAGVLLLWVAADYPMHDIAEDYLYSVHMFQHLLIAFIVPPLLLSAMPEWLARLLVLDGGLTSKVLRLLTRPVVAGVIFNVFQVLTHWTAVVDVSVKNGAFHYLLHLGVFFSALLMWFPVLGPLKEVQMTEPGKLVYLFLMSIVPTVPAGWLTFAEGIVYKAYDNDAHLWGLTPTNDQQLAGVIMKVVGGFYLWGMIAVRFFRYTAALRKADLDNRKGRTRLTYSDVAKAFDEAGDPPREPQTH; encoded by the coding sequence ATGACGGCGAACCTCTTCGCCGTGAACCCGTGGGCCTTCGAGGCCCACCCCGAGGTGTGGATCCTCATCGCCGGCATCGTCGGTCTCGGTGTCTACGCGGTGCGCGCGATCGGGCCGCTCGTCGTCGCCGAAGGCACACCAGTCGTCACGAAGACGCAGAAGCGCTACTTCTTCGCCGGTGTGCTGCTGCTCTGGGTCGCCGCCGACTATCCGATGCACGACATCGCCGAGGACTACCTCTACTCGGTCCACATGTTCCAGCACCTGCTCATCGCGTTCATCGTGCCGCCGTTGCTGTTGTCGGCCATGCCGGAATGGCTGGCCCGCCTTCTCGTCCTCGACGGAGGTCTCACCTCGAAGGTGCTGCGGCTGCTCACCCGCCCCGTGGTCGCCGGCGTGATCTTCAACGTGTTCCAGGTGCTCACCCATTGGACCGCCGTCGTCGACGTCAGCGTCAAGAACGGTGCGTTCCACTACCTGCTGCACCTCGGCGTCTTCTTCTCGGCCCTGCTCATGTGGTTCCCGGTGCTCGGGCCGCTCAAGGAAGTACAGATGACCGAGCCCGGGAAGCTCGTGTACCTCTTCTTGATGTCGATCGTCCCGACCGTCCCCGCCGGTTGGCTCACCTTCGCCGAGGGCATCGTCTACAAGGCGTACGACAACGACGCCCACCTCTGGGGCCTCACGCCGACCAACGACCAGCAGCTGGCCGGCGTCATCATGAAGGTGGTCGGCGGCTTCTATCTCTGGGGGATGATCGCGGTCCGCTTCTTCCGCTACACGGCAGCGCTGCGCAAGGCCGACCTCGACAATCGCAAGGGCCGGACCCGTCTGACCTACTCCGACGTCGCCAAGGCGTTCGACGAGGCCGGCGACCCTCCCCGCGAACCTCAGACGCACTGA